The window TGCGGAATGCGTCGACGGCTTCATCCATGTGCCCCAGGCGCAGCTCGGCCGCACCCATGTTGAAGGCGGCCGAGAAGTTCGTGTCATCGAGCTTCAACGTCTGCTGGAACGACGCAATCGCGCTTTCATACTGACCCGTTTCCGCATACGACAAACCCAGCCAATAAACCCCCAGCGCGTAGTCGGAGCTGAGCTTCACGACGCGCTGAAACTCCTCCACCGCTTCGGAAAATTGTTTCATGCGGTAATAGTTCGAGCCCAGCAGATAGCGCACCGGCACGGATTCGGGCTCCGTCTTCAGCAGTGGCTTGAGTTTCTCGACCGCATCGGTGTAGCGGTGATGCTGGCTGTCGTCCATCGCGTCGGCGAACTGCTGGTAGAAATCGAGGCGATCCTTGGCGTCGGGGAGATTGCGATTGCTCACCGCCGGATCGCCGCCGCCGGCAAACGCGGTGTAACCGAGCGCTCGCAGCCGCTCGGCGAGTGCGGGATCGAGCGGGGTTTTCTCCGCCATGCCCTGGCCTTGCGTGTACTTGGTTACCACCGAGCCGAGGCGCAACTGCAGTTCCTGCGACACCGCGGGTTTGGCGGCGTACAAATTGTGGAGTTCGCCGGGATCCGAGGAGAGATCGTACAGTTCGGGCTTCGGCCCGTCGATGAACTTGTACGATTGGTCCTGCAAGCCGCGCAATTCGCTCCAGTTGAAATGCAGGCGCGGCAGGAAACTCTCGCTGTAGATCGGACTCGCATCGGCGGTTCTTCCGCGCAAGGCCGCCGCCAGCGTGCGTCCCTGCACCGCCTTGGGGACCGCGATCTGCAATTCGCCAAGGATGGTCGGCAGCACGTCCACCGTGCTGACCGCCTGCGTTACCTGGCGACGCGCACCCGCCGCGGGCAGCTTGAAGATGAGCGGCACGTGCAAGGTGGAGTTGTAGATGAAAAAACCATGGTTCTCTTCACCGTGATCGCCCAGGCCCTCGCCGTGATCGGCCAAGAAGACAATCAGGGTATGGCCATACACACCTTTTTTCCGCAAAAAGGCGAGAATGCGCCCA is drawn from Terriglobia bacterium and contains these coding sequences:
- a CDS encoding sulfatase-like hydrolase/transferase, which translates into the protein MRLRNFIRASILCLCCLAAQAGWAGVSDKPNVLIVTIDTLRADHVGCYGYKPAQTPNIDSLAADGVLFKQAFTPVPITLPSHTVIFTGTYPMLSGMHDFSGNRVSPNQPTLASILKDNGYTTGAVIASAVLDSRFGLNRGFDFYYDHFDFNRLLETNLDAMERPANVVVDQALRWLEQHYQKRFLLWVHLYDPHHPYNPPAPYRETFKAQPYDGEIAFADAQLGRILAFLRKKGVYGHTLIVFLADHGEGLGDHGEENHGFFIYNSTLHVPLIFKLPAAGARRQVTQAVSTVDVLPTILGELQIAVPKAVQGRTLAAALRGRTADASPIYSESFLPRLHFNWSELRGLQDQSYKFIDGPKPELYDLSSDPGELHNLYAAKPAVSQELQLRLGSVVTKYTQGQGMAEKTPLDPALAERLRALGYTAFAGGGDPAVSNRNLPDAKDRLDFYQQFADAMDDSQHHRYTDAVEKLKPLLKTEPESVPVRYLLGSNYYRMKQFSEAVEEFQRVVKLSSDYALGVYWLGLSYAETGQYESAIASFQQTLKLDDTNFSAAFNMGAAELRLGHMDEAVDAFRKSVTIYPEYAQGYLALGEVLLYQSKVDDALQQLQNAVRLQPENPRAHASLAKALEAKGRHAEAVEEMKRGGAPNP